The Monodelphis domestica isolate mMonDom1 chromosome 5, mMonDom1.pri, whole genome shotgun sequence DNA segment GTGACAgcccaaggccacacaagtaGTATATATGGCAGAGCTagtattcaaacccaggtcttctgactcaaaaaCCAGCACTCGTCTCACTGTACCATGCTGCCTCAATGGTGGCATTGTTGCATTCTTATTGAGTGGAAGTTAGGAGATGATCATAAATCTAGAGTTAGAAATCAAACTCAGAGTCTATCTAGTCTTTTTAGACATGCAGAAATGAAGGCCAAGAGGAGTCAagggacttgcctaaagtcacataagAAGtatcaaagacaggatttgaacccaagtcttttgactccagagccagtgctctttGCACTATGCCACAGTGCCTCCCTAAACATTTACAGAATCATAGACTTATAgctttaaagttggaagggacctcaggggttgtccagtccaaccccctcatcttGTAGCTAAGGAACTGTGTAGAGAGGGAAAATGATTGAGGATCAtggacttagagttaggaaggaccttgagaagtcatctaatcggatctcctcattttacagatcaagacactgaagcccagagagggccAGTAACTAGCAGGTGACAAAGCTGGTTAAGTAGCAGGGTATGGGTTCAAACCCAGGTGTGAGGGTCAAAATGACCCAGGTCTTCTGCTTCCAAATCCAGTGTGCTTTTCAGTCAGGTTTTTGGTGATGGCTGGCTAAGAGGATTGCCTTGTTGTCGTTTACCCAACATCTTCATCATTGAAGTCTAAGATTTGAGTTGACTTGGGCACTAAATCAATAGCTGAGGTAGAGAACGGAGACAGAAGCATATACGTTTTGGGGAATCTTTGGATTTGGGAATGAACCAGGCACATTCTATTTGAGAGATCCTGAATGGCTTTCTTTAATTGCAGGAACGCTTTAAGACAATAGCTCCATCCTGTGGTATTAAAACGGTCAGAAGAAGTGAGTGTAAGGACTGTACTTTGTAATTGCCTGGGTTTCCCCAAAGGTGTCTGCATCCCTGGGGCAAGTGAAGAGGAAATTCGAATTTCTTCTGATTAGGTAGAGGTAACTGGTGATAATGATCTTTGACTCTCCTTCATTTGCTTTGAGGGTTACAGGACAAAAGACTGTTTCAATAGAAGCTTCTGAGAGATTTTTTTGATTTTACTCAAttatttgcttcctttctttGGTCATGCCTGGGCATCTTTGCATCCCCATTCAAGGAATTCTGGGTCTTCACAAGCCCCTGGGGCTTGGTAAGAGTGATTCTGAAGCAGGAGGCCATAGAAGATGAAGTAGAAGTCTTGGTTTTATCTTGAAGGAAGTTGCTCAAGGTCATGGAGATAGTGGCAGAAATTAAAGATAGGAACTCAAGTTCTCTGCCTCAAATCCACTCTCAACTGGGCCATCCTACTTGCCTGTAATATTATTGTTTTTGGAGGCTAAGAAGAGGGATGgggactagacctatgatttcattggtattagGCATTCCAaggtaaggaaattccctctaccaatgcaggttatagtaattttgttttattgtcttagagagttgACTAGAGCTCTCAGAAATcatgtgacttatccagggttactTAGACATTAGGagacagaggcaggacttgaactcaaatctttctgattgCAAGTCATCTTTCTATCTCCTTTGCCAAGCTGCCTCTCAgtttcatttctgaatttttaatgAAGACGACACGAACTGCAAATTGCTATGGACTTTGCCTGTACTCTTCAGAGTAGTGACAACTTAAGACTCTTTCATGGAGTAAAATCTGCCAGGATCGAATACCCAGAATCTCTTTTTCTAGTGTATGTCTGTctaacatgcatgcatgtatatatgtgctgTGTAATTCAAGGATATTAGACCAGAAGGCTGCATCTCCCGGGGGCATTGCTTCTCCCCTCCTTTCACTCATCTGTACCCAAGTTTAAAGTACAGAAGAGGCAGGCCACTTCATTGGTCATTTGAACAAATTATGCATCAGACAGGGAGGTGGACAAAATGATCTTTTGAAGTGTTTCCAATCCTGAGAGCCTGTAATTCTCTAAAACGTTCCCATTGCCCTCTGGGAGTGTTTGACCCTGAACAGGATTGGGAAATGATCTGCATGGGGAAAGGGACCTGTGAGTGGCTGTAGACAATTCTGTTCAAATTCTTGCTAATTTTTAACTCAGCCTTTGGATGCACCAGCAATAATGGAAGCCACATTGCCAATGTAAAACTTTGGAAGTGTTCCTAAAAAGGACTTCTTCCACCCTCCCTATTCCCCTGCTAGTTCCTTTCATTCTTAAGCCATTATTAAAGCTGTGCTTCACCTGTCTAGgttttctatttctagtttttttccttcttgtatcTAACTTTGGACTCTCTATGACATATTTCCCTTCTCTCCAAATACTTGGTTTTTTCCATGTCTTGGTCTACCCaaggttgcctttttttttctcatttcaattATATGTGCCATCTATTGCCacaatacttttcttctttttttctacaaTGTCTGTTTATTTCTCATAGTCCTTGCCTCTGTCTGtttattccttctctccattttcctgttttttcctCTGCGTTCAGTATTTCTATCTCCAGTCTCCCTcctctgctttttcttctttcctctgctctgctgtctctcttcttttcccttattcTGCTCCCCTCCTGGGTGTTTCTCTGGCccacctttcctcctcctctcagcCTTCGTTTTCTTGTTGGTGGATGGAGGCTGATACTGCAAAtatcacaaaaataatttcattcagaACAGATGGTTCTTGTGGTGTTCCCGATGACAGTGCTTCTGGGCCAGCCTATAGTCACTGAGCTTGATAGGTAGGGAAAGACTGAGTGTAGGGACAGTGCTTTGTAATTGCCTGTACTCCCAACACAGgtaaataaaagcaaagaatatttccccatgtacCCTTTTTTGCTCTATTTTGGCCCCTGGATTCTGGAGCTCATGATCCTGAGGCAACTGTGACCCCCATGAGACTGTGTTCACTTTGATTTTTCTACTTATGTTGTAGAGCATTGGGTCAACTGAGCTacaaagggaaagggaatagACACTGCTCTATCCTTCCCCATTTCATAATCATGTTTTCAGTAGTGACCACCTCGATAAGCTGATCCCAGATTCATTCGGAGACCAGGAACAGGCACCCTCTCATTGTACCTTCCCTCTATGCAACTGGACAAGACACTTACACAAGAGGACTGGGGAGGGAACTCTATTTAGAACCTGCTTGGGTGCCTTGGACTTCCTAGCTCTCTCTTTGGGTTTTGAATGCTGGGAGCTTTACCTACTTATTTATAGTGCCCAAGGATCACTCATGTGAGCCATAGTGATCTAGACTCATGATCTATAGCTTATATTTTGGCAGAAAGATAATATTAGCTAAAACACATgctgactatttttttttaaacaagaaatcTTGAGGAGATCCAACAGAGATCTCCTTGTTGCAATTTTCCTggcctttctcctctccttttccttattttttagcTTTTCCCCTGCCATCAAGTAGCTCTCCCTCCTACCATTTCTACCTAGCCCCActcaaaagataaaagataatttaaatcatgccacattttttttttatcccagagACAAGTCCTATAAGACTTTCTCAGACACCACATCCCAGAAAGAAAATGCTTCCATAGTTCCATCATGGCAGGAATTTCCTTTAAGCCAAGGAGAAATTTTGATGTGGCATCACTGTATGTGAGTCAAAGTGATAGAGTGGGTAGAGAGCTgaccttggattcaggaagacctgggtttaggtCATGCCCTTGAcatatactggttgtgtgaccttggtcaagtcacaatCTTTAAGGGCTCTTAAACattagtgtcaaactcaaataggaaaAAGGCCACTAAGTCATACGTAAGGATGACTGTGGGCTACAGATTGATCTAGTAAATATTaacacatattaacattatctatattcaattgtatttttatttatattttttaaattttaatctggttcctgcCCCTCTAGAATATTGGGGACTAGAAGGCTACAGGTTTGAGATCTCTGTTTTAGGTAATTCACTTGCAGTATAAGTTGCAGAGGAGGTGCTGACCTGTATTGGTAAAGGGACTCTCCTCACTTGGAAGTGCCCTATGAAAATGCAACCTCAAGTCCAGTCCTTTCTCCTATGGCCTATTTCAGTATAAACTCAGAGAATTTCTCTTTCAGAATGTTTCATCTTTCTAGATCAGAATGCTTGTGTCCTCTAATAATAATCCTTTGACAGCACTGGAGATAAGTGGTTTggagttaaaattattttaaaaaaattaatgattaaaAATGGGGACATGATTAAAAAGATATGCCTCTCACATAATAGGCTAATAACAGTAATTTTAATAGGCTGAGACACTTGCTAAACCATTCTTTATAATGAAGACTggttaattaaaaatgaaatgatttttaagacACCCAATTTTTAAATGATACCGAGTCCACAGTCGATTATTAATTAGTAAAGATAATTTTCctgggagaaaaaatatttactaaaccACTAATTAATAATGATCAATTCATGAttgcaagtatttttaaaagatcaatgaTTTCAAAATTGTACTTGATACAAGTcagttaaaaattattattagtagtaattaATATTTCTAGGAGAGATAAAatacttgtttagccattctctataATGATCAGTTAATCATGACAgtgatttaacaaatattattaatgaacatttgttattttcctaggAGAGATAAGGTACTTATTTATCCattctttctaattattttaagtattcattacaatgatttaattaatattattgatACTCATAATTTTCCTAGGAGAGATAAGGTACTTGTTTTACCATTCTCTATAATCAATAATGGCTAATTAATGATGACATTGATTTAAAAAGGTATATGATTAAAAAGCtgttcctggcacagagtaggtgcttacaaattcttgttaattgattgattagggGGACAATCTGGAGAACTAATCAACCCTAAAACTAACAGGACCAACAAACAGCTAGGGAATGAAGTAGTCTGATGAGGCAGGGATGGGGCAGGGTATTTCTGAAATATTCCCCTACATATTACATGGCACCCTTACTGAAGTGGGCATGGAAAGCCCTTTGTATTCTATGCTAGGGAGAGACGGCTTCCTCTCATCCTAACCTACCTTTTGGGCTTTGGGCATATCGGTGTGGCGTTGGGCACGCACCGAGCGAGCTGACTTGGCTGGCTTGATTGGTGCACAGTACATCTCTAGCCGCCTCAGATCACAGCTCCGGAAGCAGCATTCATCCACGATCCCCGTGTGGTGTAAACGCCGACTGCTAGATCCATACCCAGTGGGCTTGCCTggatgagacaaagaagagaatGGTGTAGCCTTAGAAGAGAACCCATTTCTGCTTAAGGTAAAAAATAATagtactagcatttatatatcattttaacacTTGCAAAACACCTTACAtccatcatctcattttatcctttcaaCAGCCCTATGAGATGGGTGCTGTTAgttctattttatggatgaggaaactgaggctgagaggtgaagtgacttgccaagggtcatactgCTTAGTAAGCATCTAAGGCAGTATGCAAAGTCGAACCTTCTTGGAGACAAACTACAATGTTTTCAGTCTTCATTTCGAATTTCTCTTGTTACTGTGCAGATGGagaatttgccacacctgagctacattcccagcatccttttca contains these protein-coding regions:
- the IGF1 gene encoding insulin-like growth factor I isoform X1 gives rise to the protein MDKFNSLSTQFSKCCLCDFLKVKMHTVSSVHLFYLALCLLTLTSSATAGPETLCGAELVDALQFVCGERGFYFSKPTGYGSSSRRLHHTGIVDECCFRSCDLRRLEMYCAPIKPAKSARSVRAQRHTDMPKAQKYQPPSTNKKTKAERRRKGGPEKHPGGEQNKGKEERQQSRGKKKKQRRETGDRNTERRGKNRKMERRNKQTEEIHLKNASRGSSGSRNYRM